The DNA window AAGAACGAGTTCGCCCGCTTCCTCGGTGGCGCGATGTTTACCGGTGATCCGGCCAAGCTGGGCGAGTGGCTCGACAGCAAGAAGCTCCCCGTATTGGCCGATAGCGATGAGCCCAAGGTATGGGTCGCGGCCGGCAACTGTCTGATCGGCGACGCACGCGGAACCGACGAGTCGATGGTCGTGAGCGCGATGAGCTCCGGCGGGTTCCGACAGTTCGTCGGCTACGTGGTGCCGACGTGGTTCGGACGCGCCGGTTGGGGTACGCTCCGGCTTTGGCAGGACTCGCGCGGCAGCCTCTCGTTGAATGAAGCGTTCTTCCTGAACGACGCGCGGGTCATCGAGGAGACGCGGACGCGTTTCCCGGCCGCGCTCGAGGTCGACTTCGATGCCGACGACATCGAATCATGCATGCGCACGGACCGGGCCTTCAACCAAGCGCTGGGCAAACTCCAGGCATCGGGTGTGAAGATCGAGAAGGATACCGTGGGGTTGATCCACGACCGTGACGTGCTGGCATTCTGGGGCGATCCCGCTTGGGACGCGCGCTTTGATCCCGATCGTTTGCCGCACGCGCTGGAGCATGAGTGGAGGAAAACCGAGAGCGGGATGGAGCTTCACTTGACCGCGCGTGCGGACTTCGAGGGCCAGTACCTTCGCTGTTTGCCGAAGCGGATGCAGTCCGCTCCCAGCATCGAGCTTCCGGAGGGAATGGAAGGGGTTGCTGCGGACGACTTCGTCTTCCTCAAGAAGTTCTCAATGAAGAAGGGTGAGGAGCGGGTCGTGAAGCTCTCGGCGAAAGCCTGAGCCTGCACACGGTCAGTCGATTTCGATCCGGTAGCGACGGACTTCCGGGTCGACTTCGCGCGACCAGGCATCGATGCCGCCATCGATGCCGCGCGTGTTCTTGAGGCCGTGGCCTTGGAACCACGAGCAGTGGTCGAGCACATGTCGGCCGCTGTGATCATAGAGCAGGATCGACTGGCCGGGATCGCCGGCGAACAATCGCTGCTGGACCTCCTCGGTCATGAAAGTGGAGTCCGGCAGCGAGACCGCCTCGTGCTCCTCGCGGGTGCGGGTGTCGACCAGCAGCGGCGGGGATTCGGATTCCAGCATCGCCTTCGCCTCGGCCGGAGAAACGAGCATGCCCTTGTCGTGTTCATGGGCCGCCAGCAGGTGGGAAAGCATCGCTTCCGGATCGTGATCGCCGGCGCGCTTGGCAAGGCTGGCCAAGGTCTCCTCAGGCGGGAATCCGCAGCTCTGGCAGCCGCCCAGATGGTAGCGTGAGAAGAGTGCCCGCCGGGCTCCCGGCAGGGCATCGAGGATCTCGCCCATCGGGGAGTCGACACTGAGTTCGTCCGTCGCCATGGCGGAGGCTAGGCCGGGTCCTCGCGATTTTCCACTGTTTCAGCCGGGAATGCTGGGCCAGAGTGCGGCCGGATGCTCCACCCGAAATCGCCAGACGAACCGAAGATCTACCTGCTGCCGAACCTGATGACGGCCGGCAACCTCGTGTGCGGGTTCTTCGCGGTGCTTTCCATTTTCCAAGGCATCCTCGTCGCGACTCCGCAAAAGGGCGCTTACGAATTTGAATTGGCGCAGCCGTTCTACGAGCGCGCGATCCTGCTGATCTTCGCGTCGTGCCTGTTCGATCTTCTCGATGGCCGTCTCGCGCGGCTCGGCGGAAAGGAGTCGCCTTTCGGGCGCGAGTTCGACTCGCTGGCAGACGTGATCTCCTTCGGCATGGCGCCGTCGCTCCTGATGGCCAAAGCGGTGCTCTTTCCTCTCGAGAAGGCGCTTGGGATTCCCGCGGTCGGGTGGGTGCTCGCTTGTCTCTATGTCCTGTGCGGGGCGATCCGGCTCGCGCGCTTCAACTGTCTGGCCGCGATGCCCAAAACGGCCGACTCCGATTCCGACTTCCGTGGTATCCCGATCCCGATGGCCGCCGGCTTCATCTCGTCGCTGACCTTCCTGGTCATCTTCTTCAACAAGACCGACCGCAATCTCGGTGTCTGGATCTACGTGCTCGCCGCGATGATGCTGGCGCTGTCGATCCTGATGATCAGCGATGTCCGCTACCCGAGCTTCAAAAAAGTCGGTTGGAAAACCCGTGGCACGCCGGTCGTGATCGTGATCGCGGCGGTGGTGGTGATGGTCACGATCCGCTTTTACTACCTGATGCCGGCCGTGCTGTTCAGTGCCTACGTGCTCTACGGACTCATCGTCCGGCCGTTCCTCTCGAAACGGGTGAGGCAGGAAATCGAGGAGCCCGACGAGAACGGATCGGACGAACCCGAGGCTGCCAAGGAGAGCGAGGGGTAAAAGTTTTAAAAAGTTTTTGATCAAGAAAGCTTAATCATCTAGGCTGCAGGCCGTGATGGGACACACGCTTTTCTCGAGGGTTCTGGCTGCCCTCGCCTCACTGGTCGTGCTTGCGGGCGTGGCGAGTGCCGCGAGATTTTCGACCGTGATCATTGATCCGGGCCATGGCGGCAAGGACAAGGGGGCCTATTGGGGAGGAGTGCGTGAGTCGACGCTGAACCTCAAGGTCGCGAACCAGCTGGAGGCGCTGCTCAAGAAGCGCGGCATCCGCACTGTGATGACCCGCCGCAGCGACGTGTTCGTTTCTCTCTCGAGTCGTGCCGCGATCGCCAACCGCTATCGCAGCGCGGTATTCGTGAGCATCCATTTCAACGCCTCGACCAACACGGCGATCAAAGGTGCCGAGACCTACTACTGGGGAACCACCGGCAGGATGATTGCCGGGGCCATCCAGCGCCGTCTTCCGGCCCGCTGCCAGGTGCGCAATCGTGGCATCCGGCGGCATGGTTTCACCGTGCTGGTGAAAACGCGCTGTCCGGCGGTTCTGGTGGAGTGCGGCTTCATCAGCAACTCGAGCGAGCGCCGCCGTTGCTCGACGGTGTGGTACCAGCAAACCGCCGCGCGAGCGATTTACGACGGGCTGATGGCCTGCCGTTGAGGCAGCTCAGAACGAGAGCGTGATTCCCGCGCCGGCGTAGAAGAAGTCCTTCAGCAGGGCGTCATCGCCGTGGATGATCGGGTTCGAATCGAGCGCGAAGTTGTAGCTCGCGTAGGTCGAGAGCTCGATGTTGTCGGTGATGGAAATCAGTGCGGCCAGCGAGAGTGCGATGTGGTTCGCGCCGTGGTGTCCGTCGGCGACGTAGCCGTCGTTCGCTCCGAAGACGACACCGGGCTCAAAGGTGAGACACTCGATCGGCTCGAACGGACGGGTGAGGCTTAATTCGTAGAACGTGCCATTGGCATCGAACGAATAGGTGCCATCGAGTCCGAGTTGGAACCCACCGGGGATGGAGTCGATGAAGACTCCGGCGCTGAGTTCGTGATCGAGTTCGCCGTCGTGCGGGAAGCGCAGGTGGGTGTAGCTCGCATGAACTTCGAGAGGGCCGATCTCGATCCCGTATTCCAGTCCGAGTTGGAGTTCATTGTAGGCATTTGACGGGCTCTCCCCGTACCAAACGCCGAAGAGAAAGTCGTTCCAAGTCGCCTCGAACGCCGAGGTGAGCAGGCCGTCGCCATCCAGGCTATCCCGGCCTTCGGAGGCGTAGCGGCTGTCGTAGCCGAGGGTGACGGAGAATGAGGGACCGGAATTTTCCGGCATCGGGTGTTCGTGATGCCGGTGAATCGGAGAGGCGTGGTGGTGCCGCGCGATCTCCGGCTCTTGGGCGCCAAGGGGAAGAGCGAGAAATGCAGCGAGCGTGGCGGCAAGCAATCTGGGGGCAGTCATGAGGTCGGAAGATCGGTCGGTCGGGGTTCGGGCTTCCGCAGCAGTCGCGTGACAATCCCGTTATGGGGGGCAAACAGCCACGCCAGCGTGAACAGGACGCCTGCGGCAAATGCCATCATGCCGGAGGTCGTCGTGTCGGTGAACCCGACCAGCGAGGGAAGAGTGAGGGCGCCGATGTGGCCCAGCACCGCGGATGCCGCGCCGACCGCCGAGGCGATGACTAGCATCGGGAGCAGCCGGTGGGTCAGGAGCTGGGCGGTGGCCGCGGGGACGATCAGCATCGCGATCACGATGATGCTGCCGACCGACTCGAATGCCGCCACGGTGGTGACGGCGACGATGGTCATCAGCAGGTAGTGGAGCAGCGACGACGAGAAGCCGAGTGTGTCGGAGAGGGAAGGGTCGAACGAACTCAGCCGCAGCTCCTTGTAGAGCAGTGTGATCACGCCAAGGTTCAGGAGCAGAACGATGCCGTTGATGATCGCGGCGCGCGGCACTTCGGACGGCACGATCGGTGCGCTGGTTTCGATCGCCCCGTAGAGAACGCAGCCGGGGTCGAGATCGACATGGTCGGCGGCGCGGACAATCAGCACCAACCCGATCGCGAACAGGGTGGTGAACACCACGCCCATCGCCGCGCCCCGGTCGACATTGGCGAAGCGGTTGACCCACTGTGTGAATAGGGCGGTCAGCACTCCCGTGACGGCCGCACCGACAAACATCGGCAGGCTCGCGCGGGAACCGGTGAATAGGAAAGCGATGGCGAGGCCGGGCAGCACGGCATGGCTGATCGCATCGCCCATCATGCTCATCTTCCTCAGCACCAGAAAGCACCCCGGAAGCGCGCACGCGACGGCGCACAGCACGCCGGTGACGACGATCCAGGTGTCGGTGAAGTTCCAGTTCATGGGGAGCGTGGAGCGTGGAGCGTGGAGCGTGGAGCGTGGAGCGTGGAGCGTGGAGCGTGGAGCGTGGAGCGGAGGTCTGACTCTCAGCTCGATTCTCCAAGCTCTCCGCTCAGATCAGGTGGGGGCTGGCGGGGATCTGGAGATCGGGTGCGAGTTCGGCTTCGAGTTCCCGGACCATCTCGGGCCCGAGGATGTGTTCCACCATATCGGCGTCGCGATCGACATGGCTCGGCGCGATTTCGGCGTGGTGGATCAGGTAGAGTTCCCACAGCCGGTGGTTGCGGGTGATGCGGGCGGCTTCGCCGAATCCGGATTCGGAGAGAAGCACGGCCGACGGATCGGAAGTCGGTTCGAGGTGGTCCTCGCGACGCGCGAGTGAGAGTTTTCGTTTCAGTTGTCCCATCGTCCAGCTGCGGTGCTGAAGTAGGGATTGCAGGGTGACCGGGCGGTTGGAAACAGGTTGGTCCGAGGCTTCGAGGATCTCGTAAACCGAGCGCAAGAGGTGCTGGCGCCCGACCCGGCGCTTGAGCTTCAGGTGATCCATGTAGCGTGGCAGGACGCCCCGCTTGCCGCCGAAGAACATGCTGATGAGGAAAATGGATGAAGCGGTAAGAACGATGACTGGTCCGGAAGGGAGGTCGGCAAACAAGTCGCTCAGAAGTGCTCCGAAGTGCCCGCTGATTCCGCCGATTGCAGCAGATATCACGAGCATCAGCTTCATGTTTTCTGTCCAGAAACGGGCTGACGCAGCCGGAATGATAAGGAATGCGATCACGAGTATCAAGCCGACGGCTTGAATGCCGATCACGGTTACTGCCGTCACCAGAGCAAGGACTAGGGTATCAAGGAGCAAGACGGGCCATCCCTCTGATGCCGCAAAAGCTTCGTCAAAGCAGAGGAGCGTGAATTCCTTCAGTAGCAGAACCACCGTGACGATGACGGCGGTTGTCACAAGGGCGATCAGGAGAAGGTCGGAAAGTACGATGGATGCAGTTCGTCCGTAGATGTAGTCAGTCAGCCCCGAGGCACCGGGCAGATTCTGCACCATCCGCAGGATGGCCACACCGGTGCCGAAGAAGACGGAGAGGACGAAGCCCATCGCGACGTCGTCGCGCAGGCGGGTGGTGCGGCGGATGGCGAGCATCACCGCGACTCCCGCCAGTCCGGAGAGCGTGGCGCCGACCAGCAGGGCGGGGAGGCTCTTTCCGGCGCCACCGAGCGAGGCGACGATGGCGAAGGCAATGGCGATGCCCGGCAGTGTGGCGTGCGAGAGCACGTCGCCCATCAGAGACCGCTTGCGCAGCAGCAGCAGGCTGCCGACGAGGCCGGATCCGATGCCCAGACACCATGTCGCGGCGACGACCAGCCGCGTGTTGTAGCTTTGCAGCGTCAACACCTCGACAAAGTCGTGGAAGGAGAAGGGCATCAGTGGGGGCGGGTCAGCGCGTTGGCGGCGCGGTCCAGCAGCGCGAGGCGGCCGCCGTAGGTCTTCTTCAGGTTCTCGTCGGTGAACACCTCTTCGGTCGGTCCTGAAGCGACGACCCGCATGTTGAGCATGACGGTCCAATCGAAGTACTCGGCGACGGTCGACAGGTCGTGATGGACCACGAGACAGGTCCGGCCGCGTTCGCGCAGTTCCTTGAGCAGGGTGACGATCGCCTGTTCGGTGGCGGCATCCACCGCGGCGAAGGGCTCGTCCATGAAATACACCTTGGCATCCTGCGCCAGCGCCCGCGCCAGGAAGACCCGCTGCTGTTGGCCGCCGGAGAGCTGGCTGATCTGGCGCTTGGCCAGATGGCGGATCCCGACCTTCTCGAGGGCTTCGAGCGCCGTCTTCCGCTGGGCGGCACCGACCCGCTTGAACCAACCGAGACTGCGATAGGTGCCCATCGCGACCACATCGAGCGCGGACACCGGGAAGTCCCAGTCGACGCTTTCACGCTGCGGAACGTAGGCCACGAGATGGCGGTTCTTGCGATAGGGCTCGCCGTAGATGTTCGCCCAGCCCGAGGTCTTCGGGATGAGGTCCAGGCAGGCCTTGATGAGGGTCGACTTTCCGGCGCCGTTCGGGCCGATGATTCCCACCAGCTTGCCTTCGGGAATGTTCAGCTCGACGTCCCAGATCACCGGCTTGCGCTGATACGCCACGGTCAGGTCGTGGACGGTCAACGGGTAGTCAGGCGGGTGTTCGTGCTGCATGGGCCGATCAGTTGAGTTTGCCGTTCATTCCCTTCTCGGGAGCGGTTCCGCCGAGCGCGCGGGTGATGGTCGTCACGTTATGGTCAATCATCCCGATGTAGGTGCCCTCGTAGGTTCCGGTGGTCCCCATCGCATCGGAAAAAAGCTCGCCGCCGATGCTGACGTCGTGACCGCGGGAACGGGTGCCTTCGACGAGCGCCTCGACCGACTTGCGCGGGATCGAGCTCTCGACAAAGACCGCCGGGATCTTCCTTTCGATGATGAAATTCACGAGATCGTTGATGTCCTTCAGTCCCGCCTCGGACTCGGTGCTGATGCCTTGGATGCCCCTGACTTCGAGTCCGTAGGCTCGGGCCATGTAGCCGAAGGCGTCGTGTGCTGTGATCAGGACCCGCTGACCTTCGGGAATGCTCCCGAGGCTGGTGCGCGCGTATTCGTCGAGCTTGCCGAGTTCGGCGACGTAGTGGTCGTGGTTGGTCTTGAAATCCGCGGCGTGCTGCGGCGCGAGTTCGGAAAGCGCGAGTTCGATTTCTCCCGCCGCCTTGATCCATCCGGAGACGTCCATCCAAACGTGCGGGTCGAAGTGGTCCGCCTCGTCGCTCATGACGTAGTTCGAGTCCCCGAGGATGGTCTCCGTGACCGCGTGCACGGGTTTTCCCGAGCGAGCGAAACGGACCATGGTGTCGGTCATTTTGCCCTCAAGCATCAGGCCGTTGTAGAAGATCAGGTCGGCAGCCTGCAGCTTCTTGAGGTCGGGGCTCGACGGTTTGTAGAGGTGGGGATCAACGCCTTCTCCGATCAGGCTTTCGACGCTCACATGCTCACCGCCGATTTCGCGCGCAACGTCGCCGATCATCGCGATCGTCGTCACGACCTTCGGTGTGCCATCGGATGTCGAATTCTGGTCCTCACCGCAGCCAACGAGGCCGAGTGCGGCGAGAGCGGAAAGGATGAACCGTAGGGGTCGCATGGGCGTGATTCAATCGCAGGACTTTGATGAGTCAAAATAAAAGTTCATGAATCATCAAACTGCCATGGAGTGGCGAAGGGGAGGGGTGTTTTTCGGCAAAGTGGCGCTTGCGCGGATCGTCGGATGCGGCAAGGGAGGGGCGTGACCGATGAGGAGGTAGAAGCGCGACCGGCGAGGAAGTCGAAGATCGTCATCATGCTGGTGCTGCTGCCGTTTTGGCTGGTGGCGTCGACGGTGCTCGGGGTCTGGCTTTGGCATCGCGGCCAGCAGCAGCAGGAGGCTCACGAACCCGAGAAATTCCGGACCGAGATTTCGGCGGACGGGCTGGCGGATGACGTCAACAAGCTGGTCAACATCTGTGGACCCCGACACGTCGGCACCGAGCAAGGGGAGCGGGGCTTGTCGAGGGCTGCAGCGATGATCGAAGGGACGCTGGGTCCGAGCAATGCGGGCTACCGGATCGAGAGTTCGCCCGGGCCGCCGACGCCCAACGGTTCATGGCCGATCATCCGGGCGACCTTGCCGGGTGACGAGCGGGAGCCGCTGGTCGTGCTGGCGGCCTACGACGCGTCTCCGGACGGTGGCGGGGTCGAAGCCAATGCGACGGGTGTGGCGTCGGTGATGGGGATCGCCCAAGCCCTTGCAGGGGAGAATCTGGGCCGACCGGTGGTCTTCGCATTCGTGCCGCATGCCTACGATGCTGGGTCGCCACGCCAGGAAGCTCTCGAGCGCCTTC is part of the Haloferula helveola genome and encodes:
- a CDS encoding rhodanese-like domain-containing protein, whose amino-acid sequence is MATDELSVDSPMGEILDALPGARRALFSRYHLGGCQSCGFPPEETLASLAKRAGDHDPEAMLSHLLAAHEHDKGMLVSPAEAKAMLESESPPLLVDTRTREEHEAVSLPDSTFMTEEVQQRLFAGDPGQSILLYDHSGRHVLDHCSWFQGHGLKNTRGIDGGIDAWSREVDPEVRRYRIEID
- the pssA gene encoding CDP-diacylglycerol--serine O-phosphatidyltransferase yields the protein MLHPKSPDEPKIYLLPNLMTAGNLVCGFFAVLSIFQGILVATPQKGAYEFELAQPFYERAILLIFASCLFDLLDGRLARLGGKESPFGREFDSLADVISFGMAPSLLMAKAVLFPLEKALGIPAVGWVLACLYVLCGAIRLARFNCLAAMPKTADSDSDFRGIPIPMAAGFISSLTFLVIFFNKTDRNLGVWIYVLAAMMLALSILMISDVRYPSFKKVGWKTRGTPVVIVIAAVVVMVTIRFYYLMPAVLFSAYVLYGLIVRPFLSKRVRQEIEEPDENGSDEPEAAKESEG
- a CDS encoding N-acetylmuramoyl-L-alanine amidase, which translates into the protein MGHTLFSRVLAALASLVVLAGVASAARFSTVIIDPGHGGKDKGAYWGGVRESTLNLKVANQLEALLKKRGIRTVMTRRSDVFVSLSSRAAIANRYRSAVFVSIHFNASTNTAIKGAETYYWGTTGRMIAGAIQRRLPARCQVRNRGIRRHGFTVLVKTRCPAVLVECGFISNSSERRRCSTVWYQQTAARAIYDGLMACR
- a CDS encoding metal ABC transporter permease, which translates into the protein MNWNFTDTWIVVTGVLCAVACALPGCFLVLRKMSMMGDAISHAVLPGLAIAFLFTGSRASLPMFVGAAVTGVLTALFTQWVNRFANVDRGAAMGVVFTTLFAIGLVLIVRAADHVDLDPGCVLYGAIETSAPIVPSEVPRAAIINGIVLLLNLGVITLLYKELRLSSFDPSLSDTLGFSSSLLHYLLMTIVAVTTVAAFESVGSIIVIAMLIVPAATAQLLTHRLLPMLVIASAVGAASAVLGHIGALTLPSLVGFTDTTTSGMMAFAAGVLFTLAWLFAPHNGIVTRLLRKPEPRPTDLPTS
- a CDS encoding iron chelate uptake ABC transporter family permease subunit, translated to MPFSFHDFVEVLTLQSYNTRLVVAATWCLGIGSGLVGSLLLLRKRSLMGDVLSHATLPGIAIAFAIVASLGGAGKSLPALLVGATLSGLAGVAVMLAIRRTTRLRDDVAMGFVLSVFFGTGVAILRMVQNLPGASGLTDYIYGRTASIVLSDLLLIALVTTAVIVTVVLLLKEFTLLCFDEAFAASEGWPVLLLDTLVLALVTAVTVIGIQAVGLILVIAFLIIPAASARFWTENMKLMLVISAAIGGISGHFGALLSDLFADLPSGPVIVLTASSIFLISMFFGGKRGVLPRYMDHLKLKRRVGRQHLLRSVYEILEASDQPVSNRPVTLQSLLQHRSWTMGQLKRKLSLARREDHLEPTSDPSAVLLSESGFGEAARITRNHRLWELYLIHHAEIAPSHVDRDADMVEHILGPEMVRELEAELAPDLQIPASPHLI
- a CDS encoding metal ABC transporter ATP-binding protein — protein: MQHEHPPDYPLTVHDLTVAYQRKPVIWDVELNIPEGKLVGIIGPNGAGKSTLIKACLDLIPKTSGWANIYGEPYRKNRHLVAYVPQRESVDWDFPVSALDVVAMGTYRSLGWFKRVGAAQRKTALEALEKVGIRHLAKRQISQLSGGQQQRVFLARALAQDAKVYFMDEPFAAVDAATEQAIVTLLKELRERGRTCLVVHHDLSTVAEYFDWTVMLNMRVVASGPTEEVFTDENLKKTYGGRLALLDRAANALTRPH
- a CDS encoding metal ABC transporter solute-binding protein, Zn/Mn family, translating into MRPLRFILSALAALGLVGCGEDQNSTSDGTPKVVTTIAMIGDVAREIGGEHVSVESLIGEGVDPHLYKPSSPDLKKLQAADLIFYNGLMLEGKMTDTMVRFARSGKPVHAVTETILGDSNYVMSDEADHFDPHVWMDVSGWIKAAGEIELALSELAPQHAADFKTNHDHYVAELGKLDEYARTSLGSIPEGQRVLITAHDAFGYMARAYGLEVRGIQGISTESEAGLKDINDLVNFIIERKIPAVFVESSIPRKSVEALVEGTRSRGHDVSIGGELFSDAMGTTGTYEGTYIGMIDHNVTTITRALGGTAPEKGMNGKLN
- a CDS encoding M28 family peptidase, which produces MTDEEVEARPARKSKIVIMLVLLPFWLVASTVLGVWLWHRGQQQQEAHEPEKFRTEISADGLADDVNKLVNICGPRHVGTEQGERGLSRAAAMIEGTLGPSNAGYRIESSPGPPTPNGSWPIIRATLPGDEREPLVVLAAYDASPDGGGVEANATGVASVMGIAQALAGENLGRPVVFAFVPHAYDAGSPRQEALERLLGKLGSFERILVVEATGADAKLIASASDPGLLTGLEGRVITVEIDQAPLESALYQAGQPAVRISTRRPVTGDVADSGLPLPGVHAEATRKLAELVRGLAGNG